A genomic stretch from Desulfurococcaceae archaeon MEX13E-LK6-19 includes:
- a CDS encoding metallopeptidase encodes MKPVYTRADDVRKLAENIVTILNDYFGHIDINRIFFVRSKGSRTTAIARIHALPRIWREVLGLEPTYIIEVVSENYDPLSNDEKIKIIIHELLHIPSRFSGGLRPHGKFVNNNVVKKLFKIYKKRLNSN; translated from the coding sequence TTGAAACCCGTTTATACAAGAGCTGATGACGTCCGTAAACTAGCGGAGAATATTGTTACTATACTAAACGATTATTTTGGTCACATAGATATCAATAGGATATTTTTCGTTAGAAGCAAGGGGTCGAGAACAACAGCTATTGCACGTATCCATGCACTCCCACGTATTTGGCGTGAAGTCCTTGGTCTTGAGCCAACCTATATTATTGAGGTTGTTTCAGAAAACTATGACCCTTTAAGCAATGACGAGAAAATCAAGATAATAATCCATGAATTACTCCACATACCCTCTAGGTTTTCTGGAGGCCTTCGTCCACATGGCAAGTTTGTTAACAATAATGTAGTTAAAAAACTGTTTAAAATATATAAGAAAAGGTTGAATAGTAATTGA
- a CDS encoding arginine--tRNA ligase, whose amino-acid sequence MELHVYRDPFGKLVSDIVGIIVDEMKESGVELSEKEVVLQIAEPPSPSLGDLGVMVARFAKKAGVNVRSFAEKIQEQLKNIEGVSDTKIIGGYVNVFYSSEYLAHLVIDSIKEYPDYGSVPVEKPLRYIVEHTSANPIHPLHIGHARNSFLGDTLANLLRNRGHIVQTRFYVDDTGRQVAILAFGYKLLGKPEPPPGVKPDEWLGRIYALTNLLMELKVIRDKLKEIETKYKVEGSLDEKTMDEYRELVRKQDEIAADLGRLWEKDKELFDKLSEAIMKFEGDFDEEIKKIMFAYEKGEEWAKELVRKVVDLALKGIRETLDRVEVRFDKWDYESELVWSGLVDEVIKKAKSSPYFTLHKGAEALDVGKLAADKNVREKLSITIGGEIPPLILRRSDGTTLYTTKDIAYTIYKFEDFNADKVINVIGAEQRLPQAQIKLALYAIGHVKEAENLITYIYEMVILPGMKMSSRRYRIITLDWILDELYHRAKEEVDKRRSDLDEDERRKIAWWVARAAIKFYMAGTDPLKPLTFVFEKALSMKENSAPYLMYTYARANSVLEKAGGVDWDNIDYSKLGNGTRKRLVWLLGKYPWITSKAADDLSPELLASYLLTLADEFNRWYGEERIIDESDKGLMNLKLAITYGVRHVIGHGLRLFGIKPLPHI is encoded by the coding sequence ATGGAGTTGCATGTCTATAGGGATCCGTTTGGTAAACTTGTCAGCGATATCGTGGGAATCATTGTCGATGAAATGAAAGAGAGTGGGGTAGAACTTAGTGAAAAAGAAGTCGTGCTGCAAATAGCTGAACCGCCTTCCCCAAGTCTCGGCGACCTTGGAGTCATGGTTGCAAGGTTTGCTAAGAAAGCTGGTGTTAATGTCAGAAGCTTTGCTGAGAAAATACAGGAGCAGCTCAAGAATATTGAAGGTGTTAGTGATACTAAGATTATTGGTGGGTATGTGAACGTCTTTTATTCCTCTGAGTATCTTGCACATCTCGTTATAGACTCTATTAAAGAGTATCCAGATTATGGTAGTGTTCCTGTAGAAAAACCATTACGCTACATAGTTGAGCATACCAGTGCTAATCCTATACATCCTTTACACATAGGACATGCTAGAAACTCGTTTCTAGGCGATACACTAGCCAATTTATTGAGAAATAGAGGACACATAGTTCAAACGAGATTCTATGTAGATGATACCGGTAGGCAAGTAGCTATCCTTGCTTTTGGATATAAACTTCTAGGAAAACCTGAACCACCACCAGGAGTTAAGCCTGATGAATGGCTTGGAAGAATTTATGCGCTAACTAATTTATTAATGGAGCTCAAGGTTATTCGCGACAAACTAAAAGAAATAGAAACCAAGTATAAAGTCGAGGGTTCTCTTGATGAAAAGACTATGGATGAGTATCGTGAGTTAGTGAGGAAACAAGATGAGATAGCCGCTGATTTAGGGAGATTGTGGGAGAAAGACAAAGAACTATTTGATAAACTAAGTGAGGCGATAATGAAGTTTGAGGGTGATTTTGATGAGGAGATAAAGAAAATCATGTTTGCTTATGAGAAAGGAGAAGAATGGGCTAAGGAACTTGTTAGGAAAGTAGTCGACTTAGCTCTCAAGGGTATAAGAGAAACTCTTGACAGAGTAGAAGTAAGGTTTGACAAATGGGATTACGAGAGTGAACTTGTTTGGAGCGGGCTTGTAGATGAAGTCATTAAAAAAGCTAAATCATCGCCTTATTTCACATTGCACAAGGGAGCCGAAGCACTTGATGTAGGTAAACTAGCGGCCGACAAGAATGTTAGAGAAAAACTATCGATAACGATTGGCGGGGAAATACCTCCACTCATCCTTAGGAGAAGTGATGGAACCACACTTTATACCACAAAAGATATAGCGTACACTATCTATAAGTTCGAGGACTTTAACGCCGACAAGGTAATCAACGTTATTGGTGCCGAGCAAAGACTTCCGCAAGCCCAGATAAAACTAGCATTATATGCTATAGGCCATGTAAAAGAGGCCGAGAATCTCATCACGTATATCTATGAAATGGTTATCTTACCCGGCATGAAGATGAGTAGTAGAAGATACAGAATAATTACTCTTGATTGGATTTTAGATGAGCTTTATCACCGTGCTAAAGAAGAAGTTGATAAGAGAAGAAGTGATCTCGATGAAGATGAACGCAGGAAAATAGCGTGGTGGGTTGCAAGAGCAGCGATAAAATTCTATATGGCTGGAACAGATCCATTGAAACCGCTTACATTTGTCTTCGAGAAAGCACTTAGCATGAAGGAGAATAGTGCACCATATCTAATGTATACATATGCTAGGGCAAACAGTGTCCTAGAGAAGGCTGGCGGTGTTGACTGGGACAATATAGACTACAGTAAACTAGGTAATGGAACTAGGAAAAGGCTAGTATGGCTTCTAGGAAAATACCCTTGGATAACGTCAAAGGCAGCAGATGATCTATCGCCTGAACTATTAGCATCATACCTGCTAACTCTTGCCGACGAATTCAATAGATGGTATGGTGAGGAAAGAATTATTGATGAGAGTGACAAAGGGTTAATGAACTTGAAGCTAGCTATAACGTATGGTGTGAGGCATGTTATCGGGCATGGACTAAGGTTATTCGGTATAAAACCATTGCCGCATATCTAG
- a CDS encoding carbohydrate kinase family protein has translation MPKKQHVHVAIGNLNIDITLYVNKLPGPDESLIASDARIGAGGAASNYAVAVTYYGHIAYLIASTSSYSFVDHVIEDLARIGVRTDYIKRVDGIPGIVSIIVDSKGEKIMVKHRGVNSMLSPNDVPRDLLEKASIVHIASVEPSVALEIARRANSLGVLVSYDPGSGVFESKDIVFNVINYTNILFLNRAEAKALVGPDISKLLNRGPWIIVIKKGAAGAYAIEPGGTVYHGLSKPIRKPVDTTGAGDAFAAFFNAAYLDSKDVGKALEYGLAAAALKVMCRGSRLCFNKTLFNKQLAETMVEKLKNPPEWVLED, from the coding sequence ATGCCTAAGAAACAACATGTACATGTCGCAATAGGTAATTTAAACATTGACATCACACTCTATGTTAATAAGCTTCCTGGCCCTGACGAATCTTTGATTGCATCAGATGCCCGTATAGGTGCTGGTGGAGCTGCATCAAATTATGCTGTAGCTGTAACTTACTATGGTCACATAGCTTATCTGATTGCATCAACTTCCAGCTATAGTTTTGTCGACCATGTAATAGAGGATCTTGCAAGAATAGGTGTTAGAACAGATTACATAAAAAGAGTTGACGGGATCCCCGGCATAGTGTCGATAATAGTTGATTCTAAAGGAGAAAAAATAATGGTCAAACACCGTGGCGTAAACTCTATGCTCTCACCAAATGATGTCCCAAGAGATCTTCTTGAGAAAGCTAGTATAGTACATATAGCTAGCGTTGAACCGAGTGTAGCACTAGAGATCGCTAGGAGGGCTAATAGTCTGGGTGTACTCGTGAGTTATGACCCAGGTAGCGGGGTTTTTGAGTCAAAAGATATCGTGTTTAATGTCATTAACTATACAAACATACTCTTCCTAAACAGAGCCGAGGCCAAGGCTTTAGTTGGACCCGATATAAGCAAGTTGCTGAATAGAGGCCCTTGGATTATTGTTATTAAGAAGGGTGCAGCTGGAGCATATGCTATAGAACCAGGCGGAACGGTATATCATGGCTTATCTAAACCCATTCGAAAACCTGTTGATACAACAGGTGCTGGTGACGCGTTTGCAGCATTTTTCAATGCAGCATACCTTGATAGTAAAGATGTTGGTAAAGCGCTTGAGTACGGGCTTGCAGCAGCAGCCCTAAAGGTTATGTGTAGAGGTAGTAGACTTTGCTTTAATAAGACATTATTTAATAAACAACTGGCTGAGACAATGGTTGAAAAACTCAAAAACCCTCCTGAATGGGTTCTTGAAGATTAG
- the udp gene encoding uridine phosphorylase, giving the protein MVVTHIFIIKRRGGSSLPERMKSASTPETEEGLQYHLRVKPGDVSRYVLVPGDPERVKKIASKWDEAWHVASHREYTTYTGRYKGVLISATSTGIGAPSTAIAIEELARVGADTFIRVGTTGALRREIKIGDLIISTGAVRLEGTSKQYVITEYPAVASYEVVLALIAAAEELGARYHLGLTASTDSFYVGQERPGFKGYLPPFNKGLIDFLKSVNVLNFEMEAATIFTLANIYGLRAGAVCAAIANRETEEFVVDAGVEDAIMVANEAVKILSEWDELKKSLGKKYVSPQLIVKWMKS; this is encoded by the coding sequence ATGGTAGTAACACATATTTTCATAATCAAAAGGAGAGGTGGTTCGTCCTTGCCTGAAAGAATGAAAAGCGCAAGTACTCCGGAAACAGAGGAGGGTTTACAGTATCATTTACGTGTGAAGCCGGGTGATGTATCAAGGTATGTTCTTGTACCAGGTGATCCTGAGAGAGTAAAGAAGATTGCAAGCAAGTGGGATGAAGCATGGCATGTAGCGAGTCATAGGGAATACACAACATATACTGGTAGATATAAAGGGGTACTCATAAGTGCTACAAGCACAGGTATAGGAGCACCATCAACAGCCATAGCGATTGAGGAGCTTGCCCGTGTGGGTGCAGATACTTTCATAAGAGTTGGTACAACCGGTGCGTTGAGACGAGAGATAAAGATAGGTGATTTGATAATATCTACTGGTGCCGTGAGACTTGAGGGAACAAGTAAACAATATGTTATCACGGAGTATCCTGCTGTAGCTTCGTATGAAGTTGTATTGGCTTTGATTGCGGCTGCTGAAGAACTTGGTGCACGTTACCACCTTGGATTGACAGCCTCTACGGACTCATTCTATGTTGGACAAGAAAGACCTGGCTTCAAGGGATACCTACCACCGTTCAATAAAGGTTTAATAGACTTCCTCAAATCAGTTAATGTACTCAACTTTGAAATGGAAGCCGCCACAATATTCACTCTCGCAAACATTTATGGACTAAGAGCCGGCGCTGTCTGTGCGGCCATAGCCAATAGGGAAACAGAAGAATTTGTTGTTGACGCAGGTGTTGAAGACGCTATAATGGTTGCTAATGAGGCAGTAAAGATTCTTAGTGAATGGGATGAACTAAAGAAATCTCTTGGCAAGAAGTACGTATCGCCACAACTCATAGTAAAGTGGATGAAGTCCTAG
- a CDS encoding metallophosphoesterase — MIIGVMSDSHDNMENVVKAFNFFRERGVNTIIHLGDIISPFIVRRMIKESWNDLVVYAVYGNNDGDKILLQKLFRERNWVISEGPCFIEIDGVKILAMHGFGSIEFTKNIVYAIAEKIDANIVLYGHTHRKDYKKLSNDKIVLNPGEVYGFLSGEATIAIVDTKTLEAEFIKI, encoded by the coding sequence ATGATTATCGGCGTTATGAGTGATTCTCATGATAATATGGAGAATGTTGTCAAAGCGTTTAACTTCTTTAGAGAACGAGGTGTAAATACGATCATACACTTAGGAGATATTATATCGCCATTTATTGTTAGGAGAATGATTAAGGAATCTTGGAACGATCTTGTTGTTTATGCTGTCTATGGCAACAATGATGGAGATAAAATACTCTTACAAAAGCTCTTCAGAGAAAGAAACTGGGTAATTAGCGAGGGACCGTGTTTTATAGAGATAGATGGTGTAAAAATACTGGCTATGCATGGTTTTGGTAGTATTGAATTCACGAAAAATATTGTCTACGCTATTGCAGAGAAAATAGATGCTAACATAGTACTCTATGGTCATACACATAGGAAAGACTATAAGAAATTATCCAATGATAAAATAGTTCTAAATCCAGGAGAAGTATATGGATTCCTTAGTGGTGAAGCAACAATAGCTATTGTTGATACAAAAACTCTTGAAGCAGAATTCATCAAGATATAA
- a CDS encoding Hsp20/alpha crystallin family protein, with protein MSWRRRRKSIFDLFDEFFRDIEEEFYRLMRDFEWFGREFMEKGGEGEVKVYGPYVYGFRITIGPDGKPRIEEFGNVKRVHGRPVISEEREPLVDVFEEDKDIVVIAEIPGVEKDKIQVKVSDDRRKLIIRASNEKRKYYKEVELPAPVDPSSAKASYKNGVLEVRLKKIEPIEKGYDIKVE; from the coding sequence ATGAGTTGGCGTAGGAGAAGAAAGAGTATATTCGATCTATTTGATGAATTCTTCAGAGATATTGAAGAGGAGTTCTATAGACTTATGAGGGATTTTGAGTGGTTTGGAAGAGAATTTATGGAAAAGGGTGGTGAGGGAGAAGTAAAAGTTTATGGTCCATACGTTTACGGGTTTAGAATAACAATAGGCCCCGACGGAAAACCGAGAATAGAGGAGTTCGGTAATGTAAAGAGAGTCCATGGAAGACCAGTTATTAGCGAGGAAAGAGAGCCCCTGGTAGACGTATTTGAAGAAGATAAGGACATTGTCGTCATAGCTGAGATCCCTGGTGTCGAGAAAGACAAGATTCAAGTAAAAGTATCTGATGACCGTAGAAAGCTAATCATCAGAGCAAGTAATGAGAAGAGGAAATACTATAAAGAAGTCGAATTACCCGCTCCTGTAGATCCTTCCAGTGCCAAAGCAAGCTACAAGAATGGCGTACTTGAAGTTAGATTAAAGAAAATTGAGCCAATAGAAAAAGGTTATGACATAAAAGTTGAGTAA
- a CDS encoding secondary thiamine-phosphate synthase enzyme YjbQ, producing the protein MKVFFHEIVFSTEKKFQLVDITHEVEEAVRKSGIKNGLCLVFAPHATAAIIANEHEGGLMDDILTKIKELVQPDRAWKHNIIDDNAHAHIGSALISADRVFPVRNGKLVRGTWQNIFFVEMDGPRYRRYVLIEVIGE; encoded by the coding sequence TTGAAAGTATTTTTCCACGAAATAGTATTCTCTACAGAAAAGAAGTTCCAATTAGTAGACATAACTCATGAAGTAGAAGAAGCCGTTAGGAAAAGCGGTATTAAGAACGGTTTATGCCTTGTATTCGCTCCACATGCTACAGCCGCGATTATCGCTAATGAACATGAGGGTGGGCTAATGGATGATATTCTAACTAAAATCAAAGAGCTTGTACAACCAGATAGGGCTTGGAAACACAATATTATAGATGATAATGCACACGCACATATAGGAAGCGCGTTGATATCTGCTGATAGAGTTTTCCCGGTAAGAAACGGTAAGCTGGTGCGCGGTACTTGGCAAAACATATTCTTTGTCGAAATGGATGGCCCGAGGTACAGGAGATACGTCTTAATCGAAGTTATAGGCGAGTAG
- a CDS encoding nicotinate phosphoribosyltransferase, with the protein MNPYMVSWNEIKEGSVTDIYFVRTKKILEKAGIRKKVRMELHTNSLPKGYEWAVFVGVEEVIRLFEGLPVTIYSLPEGTLFKAGEPLMIIEGYYNDIAVYETPLLGILRHETSIATKAARIKKLAMDKTILFFGLRALHPALAVIADKAAYIGGVDGVSGTASEKHLGLKPVGTMPHALIIVSGSQEKAWSLFDKYVEEDVPRIMLVDTFYDERIESLMAAKLLGNKLYGVRLDTPSSRRGNMRAIVKEVRWTLDLHGYKHVKIFVSGGINEKEIIELRDLVDGFGVGTSIAFPPNIDISMDIVEVYEDGKWVPITKRGKLPGAKQLYRKRPGLNDIVLPWDSEAPKDYKPMLIKVLDNGKIVNKLPTIKEIRNYVLEQLKELPEPQPI; encoded by the coding sequence ATGAATCCATACATGGTTTCCTGGAATGAAATAAAAGAAGGTAGTGTAACTGATATCTACTTCGTGAGAACCAAGAAGATTCTCGAGAAAGCTGGTATTAGGAAAAAAGTTAGAATGGAACTTCATACAAACAGTCTTCCAAAAGGCTATGAATGGGCTGTTTTTGTTGGAGTAGAAGAAGTAATCAGATTATTTGAAGGTCTTCCTGTCACAATATATAGTCTGCCTGAAGGAACATTGTTTAAAGCCGGCGAACCATTAATGATTATCGAAGGATATTATAATGATATAGCTGTTTATGAAACACCCCTATTAGGTATACTAAGGCATGAAACTAGTATAGCAACAAAAGCAGCTAGAATAAAGAAGCTAGCAATGGATAAAACCATACTCTTCTTTGGATTACGTGCACTACATCCCGCCCTTGCAGTTATAGCTGATAAGGCAGCATACATTGGAGGCGTTGATGGAGTTTCTGGTACAGCAAGTGAAAAACATTTAGGATTAAAACCCGTGGGCACAATGCCTCACGCACTAATTATTGTATCCGGTAGCCAAGAAAAAGCGTGGAGTTTATTTGATAAGTATGTCGAAGAAGATGTCCCAAGAATAATGCTTGTTGATACATTTTATGATGAGAGGATAGAGAGCCTTATGGCCGCTAAACTGCTAGGCAACAAATTATACGGCGTACGCCTCGATACACCCAGTAGTCGTAGAGGAAACATGAGAGCAATAGTTAAAGAAGTGAGATGGACGCTTGACTTACATGGATATAAGCACGTGAAAATTTTTGTCAGCGGAGGTATTAACGAGAAAGAAATTATTGAGCTAAGAGATCTCGTAGATGGGTTTGGTGTAGGTACATCTATAGCATTTCCACCAAACATAGACATAAGCATGGACATAGTTGAAGTATATGAAGATGGCAAATGGGTACCCATAACCAAGAGAGGTAAATTACCAGGAGCCAAACAATTATACCGTAAAAGACCTGGTTTAAACGATATAGTCCTTCCATGGGACTCTGAAGCACCAAAAGACTACAAACCCATGCTCATCAAGGTCTTAGATAACGGCAAGATCGTCAATAAATTACCTACTATAAAGGAGATACGCAACTACGTATTAGAACAATTGAAAGAATTACCGGAACCCCAGCCTATCTAG
- a CDS encoding methionine--tRNA ligase, whose amino-acid sequence MVKWVVGAAWPYVNSVPHLGNLIGSILSADVFARYMRLRGDDVVFVSGSDEHGTPIEVEAMKKKISPKEMTDQVHEYVSKLFAEWGISFDNYTRTETPTHKEFVRELLMKVYENGFVFEQEDIVPYCPNDNIFLPDRFVEGTCPYCKYPKARGDQCDNCGRLLHPTELLEPRCVLCGSKPIFKRTKHWFFDLPKLQDEILEWVKNNPNLPDNVRNFTLSWIGEGLKPRSLTRDNKWGIPAPFPGAENKTIYVWFDALLGYISATKEYFEKKNEPEKWLEFWKDKDTRVVFFIGKDNIPFHSVIFPALVIASKEGYVLPWSIAATEYLLFEGEKFSKSRGIGVWIDEALEIMPADYWRFALIRLRPEQRDANFSWKEFYRIINKELCDDIGNLIHRILSFIYKRFEGVVPKPGKLEQPDEELINKIKDTVDKVDHEYERLRLRLALERILELAWAGNQYINLKAPWEKIKTEPENAATTMWVGVNIVYALTVLLAPIIPRKAEEIWSQLGMEEPLWSPGRVKTIKELPVKPGHRIGKPSPLFPKLPQDFLEKIDNTVKEVREKIKEKRPPVLR is encoded by the coding sequence ATGGTGAAGTGGGTTGTTGGAGCTGCGTGGCCCTATGTCAACAGTGTGCCTCACCTGGGCAACCTTATAGGGAGTATATTGTCTGCTGATGTATTTGCAAGATATATGAGGCTACGTGGAGATGATGTTGTATTCGTTAGTGGTAGCGATGAGCATGGAACCCCGATTGAAGTAGAAGCTATGAAAAAGAAGATCTCACCTAAAGAGATGACCGATCAGGTACATGAGTATGTATCAAAACTCTTTGCAGAATGGGGTATAAGTTTTGATAATTATACAAGAACAGAAACGCCTACACATAAGGAGTTTGTAAGAGAGCTTCTCATGAAGGTTTATGAGAATGGGTTTGTATTTGAGCAAGAAGATATTGTCCCCTATTGTCCCAATGATAACATATTCTTGCCGGATAGATTCGTTGAAGGAACATGCCCTTACTGTAAGTACCCTAAAGCGCGTGGAGACCAGTGTGATAATTGTGGTAGACTTCTTCATCCAACAGAACTACTCGAACCCCGTTGTGTACTTTGTGGCTCAAAACCGATTTTCAAAAGGACCAAGCATTGGTTCTTCGATTTACCTAAGCTTCAAGACGAGATCCTTGAGTGGGTGAAAAATAACCCTAATCTCCCTGATAACGTGAGAAACTTCACGTTATCGTGGATTGGAGAAGGTCTTAAACCTCGTAGTCTCACAAGAGACAATAAATGGGGTATACCTGCTCCTTTCCCTGGTGCTGAAAACAAGACTATTTATGTATGGTTTGATGCTCTTCTAGGCTACATTAGTGCTACTAAAGAGTATTTCGAGAAAAAGAATGAGCCCGAGAAGTGGCTTGAATTCTGGAAAGACAAGGACACGAGAGTGGTCTTCTTTATAGGTAAGGATAATATACCGTTCCATAGTGTGATCTTCCCCGCTCTTGTTATAGCAAGTAAAGAAGGCTATGTACTGCCTTGGAGTATTGCTGCTACAGAGTATCTATTGTTTGAGGGAGAGAAGTTTAGTAAGAGTCGCGGCATCGGAGTATGGATTGATGAGGCTCTTGAGATCATGCCGGCGGACTACTGGAGGTTTGCATTAATCAGGCTTAGGCCTGAACAAAGAGATGCCAACTTTAGCTGGAAAGAATTCTATAGAATAATAAATAAAGAGTTATGTGATGATATAGGAAATCTTATACATAGGATACTGAGTTTTATTTACAAGAGGTTCGAAGGAGTTGTACCAAAACCTGGTAAACTCGAACAGCCTGATGAAGAACTAATAAACAAGATCAAGGATACCGTCGATAAAGTAGATCATGAATATGAGAGACTCCGTCTTAGATTAGCTTTGGAGAGAATACTTGAGCTTGCATGGGCGGGTAACCAGTACATAAACCTGAAAGCGCCTTGGGAGAAGATAAAGACGGAACCAGAAAATGCTGCTACAACAATGTGGGTCGGCGTGAACATAGTTTACGCGCTGACAGTACTTCTAGCACCTATTATACCACGTAAAGCAGAAGAGATATGGAGTCAGTTAGGTATGGAAGAACCATTATGGTCTCCTGGCAGAGTTAAAACAATCAAAGAATTACCCGTAAAACCTGGTCATAGAATTGGTAAGCCTTCTCCATTATTCCCTAAGCTGCCTCAAGACTTCCTCGAGAAGATAGATAATACAGTTAAAGAAGTTAGAGAAAAAATAAAAGAGAAAAGACCGCCTGTCCTCAGGTAA
- a CDS encoding DNA primase large subunit PriL, producing the protein MLRIYSIDYKKYPFLANLKEIMESRWPGLSLEDLLKSRTGVIYERAIEILKGVIFSGQIKYSPRVTTEDEVVAFNIALMILSLIGNKWLRDRFAVSFAKYVHEFLKKEPPENIEAIARALGMDVRYDPSNCPKIPLLKRSMLFYKIIPFSINVKDYLKYAKRLINDPKYALINQIVDHGRVYVEKDILTRIIVEAIASSIQEKIVLISEVPSDVKPLIEELKKELGLDQQTQNTQETSFSQQISVTLKDKQPVQGVIDFDAFPPCMKNLVDQLKRGENLSHQARFTITAFLTRIGMDVDSILELFSNVPDFNEKIARYQIEHIAGLRGSRKQYLPYSCATMKSLGLCPLTEKDCNTKNPLVAYWKNLRLKQRKRERADKRGKEKKATS; encoded by the coding sequence ATGCTTAGAATCTATAGCATTGACTACAAAAAATATCCTTTCCTTGCTAATCTTAAAGAGATTATGGAGTCTAGGTGGCCGGGTTTATCTCTAGAGGATCTTCTTAAGTCTAGAACAGGCGTTATTTATGAGAGAGCTATTGAAATACTCAAAGGGGTAATTTTTTCAGGCCAAATAAAGTATTCGCCACGTGTAACAACCGAAGATGAAGTAGTTGCTTTCAATATCGCACTTATGATACTTAGCTTGATAGGAAATAAATGGCTTCGCGATAGATTTGCTGTATCGTTTGCAAAATACGTTCATGAATTCTTGAAGAAAGAGCCTCCAGAGAATATTGAAGCAATAGCACGAGCTCTTGGCATGGACGTGAGATACGATCCCAGCAATTGTCCAAAAATACCGTTACTGAAAAGGAGTATGCTGTTCTACAAGATAATACCCTTCAGTATTAATGTCAAAGACTATCTTAAGTATGCAAAGAGGCTGATAAATGATCCGAAATATGCTTTGATAAACCAGATTGTTGATCATGGACGTGTTTATGTTGAGAAAGATATCTTGACAAGAATAATTGTCGAAGCTATAGCAAGTAGTATTCAGGAAAAAATAGTTCTCATAAGTGAAGTACCAAGCGATGTAAAACCGCTTATAGAGGAACTTAAGAAAGAGTTGGGATTAGATCAACAAACACAGAATACACAAGAAACGTCGTTTTCCCAACAAATTTCAGTAACTCTTAAAGATAAACAACCAGTACAGGGAGTAATAGATTTCGATGCCTTCCCCCCATGCATGAAAAACCTTGTCGACCAATTAAAGAGAGGAGAGAATCTGAGCCACCAAGCCAGATTCACCATAACAGCTTTTCTAACAAGAATAGGCATGGATGTAGACAGTATACTTGAATTATTCAGTAATGTACCTGACTTCAATGAGAAAATAGCTAGATACCAAATAGAACACATTGCAGGACTTCGTGGTTCGAGAAAACAGTATCTCCCCTATAGTTGCGCCACTATGAAAAGTCTAGGTCTTTGTCCTTTAACAGAAAAGGATTGTAATACCAAGAATCCACTAGTAGCATATTGGAAAAACCTTCGATTAAAACAACGAAAAAGAGAAAGAGCTGACAAAAGAGGAAAAGAGAAAAAAGCCACATCGTAA
- a CDS encoding DUF2286 domain-containing protein: protein MIDTGKTVIILSKKGRIIDKKVVNESLRDTIKKVAKEALEKWEPFESGFDIIPYEHEVEKPLPLKPEEVDIILKLNPIRMKDRVLIKIPMFIVSYKNYRMGEQTIDEEVYVVAPYITDEYIKIIEEIAVLTTSEEAQQ, encoded by the coding sequence ATGATTGATACAGGGAAAACAGTCATTATATTATCTAAAAAGGGGAGAATTATTGACAAAAAAGTGGTCAACGAAAGCTTAAGAGACACTATTAAGAAAGTAGCAAAAGAAGCTCTCGAGAAATGGGAACCTTTTGAATCAGGTTTCGACATAATACCTTATGAGCATGAAGTAGAAAAACCTCTGCCATTAAAGCCTGAAGAAGTAGACATCATTTTAAAGCTTAACCCAATAAGGATGAAGGATCGCGTACTAATAAAGATCCCAATGTTTATAGTAAGCTATAAGAATTATAGGATGGGAGAACAGACAATCGACGAAGAAGTGTATGTTGTAGCACCATATATAACTGATGAGTATATCAAAATCATTGAAGAAATAGCTGTACTAACAACAAGCGAAGAAGCCCAACAATAA